A portion of the Bactrocera neohumeralis isolate Rockhampton chromosome 2, APGP_CSIRO_Bneo_wtdbg2-racon-allhic-juicebox.fasta_v2, whole genome shotgun sequence genome contains these proteins:
- the LOC126755441 gene encoding uncharacterized protein LOC126755441 isoform X2, translating to MEEEINDERGTSDADLPIAIQRNVTNRQLNRKAFLIYPTLPKGKNIDREIKYIQKKFSAIRIDLKCHKMGLSKSKKRRLRRKRQERARLNKGTPDMNKVAANPVLVGSTESKNNGIKNELDVKINILAHREVNKNVSILYPNNSKQGSDTVSKSPNKLASEIIAETHKSNENKSIFSPNESEHEKDSRLSSRKRKKNEHPSKCANLFPTPSFKTAKENEMSAQSTTEAVCSSKINESFAHRNLNNELSTLKLAESKLFTKNANIFASSSSKSTNHNESIEKLKKTKDLEASKSKSETSSKKYKLVKLATKADIDPKYLFQPIKVAKLSAEHSMDTKIASQSKSKLASNNSKTTIENESIEKRKKTKHASKIKSKTSPKRYKPAKVAPIDVTEPKNLFQPIKVAKLSAEHNMDTKVTDQSKSKLASNNSKTPKIDNGLSAQKPQRTKRFSKRRRKISAKNSGVQTDLVIDKIKSHELFYYSIELTGNLNLLRTNDIFFMLNIQNSLPTKDWIFIKRKEIIKGKSEISFVFDRATLTSLEKMQFKASVLRSTVTFVEYVFKKAFLPNLYQPFDWLGEWSDFKTVLNKNEDIDY from the exons atggaGGAAGAAATAAACGACGAGAGAGGCACAAGCGACGCGGATCTCCCCATTGCCATCCAGAGAAATGTTACGAATCGACAACTGAATAGAAAAGCTTTCCTCATCTATCCAACTCTGCCAAAGGGGAAAAATATTGACCGTGAAATTAAATACATTCAAAAGAAGTTCTCTGCTATAAGAATTGATTTGAAATGCCATAAAATGGGCCTTTCCAAATCTAAAAAGAGGCGTCTACGCAGAAAACGTCAAGAACGGGCCAGACTTAATAAGGGTACACCCGATATGAATAAAGTTGCAGCGAACCCTGTCTTAGTAGGAAGTacagaaagcaaaaataatggCATTAAGAATGAGCTtgatgtaaaaattaatattttagctCACAgggaagtaaataaaaatgtaagcaTTTTATATCCTAATAATTCAAAGCAGGGTTCAGACACAGTTTCAAAAAGTCCTAATAAGTTAGCTAGTGAAATCATTGCAGAAACCCATAAatcgaatgaaaataaaagtattttttctccTAATGAATCGGAGCATGAAAAAGATAGTCGATTATCTTCACGAAAGCGAAAGAAAAATGAGCACCCATCGAAATGTGCAAACCTATTTCCTACTCCTAGTTTTAAAACcgcaaaagaaaatgaaatgtcTGCACAAAGTACAACAGAAGCTGTGTGTTCGTCCAAAATTAATGAATCATTTGCACATAGAAACTTGAATAATGAATTATCAACACTAAAGTTAGCTGAAAGCaaactttttacgaaaaatgCTAACATATTTGCTTCTAGTAGCTCTAAATCTACAAATCATAATGAATCTATAGAAAAGCTTAAGAAAACTAAAGACCTCGAAGCCTCGAAAAGTAAAAGTGAAACAtcttccaaaaaatataaacttgttAAGTTAGCCACAAAAGCCGATATAGACCCCAAGTATTTGTTCCAACCTATCAAGGTTGCTAAATTATCTGCAGAACACAGTATGGACACTAAGATTGCGTCTCAAAGTAAAAGCAAATTAGCTTCTAATAACTCTAAAACTACAATAGAGAATGAATCTATAGAAAAGCGAAAGAAAACTAAACACGcctcaaaaattaaaagtaaaacatCCCCTAAAAGATATAAACCAGCTAAGGTAGCCCCAATAGACGTTACAGAGCCCAAAAATTTGTTCCAACCTATCAAAGTTGCTAAATTATCTGCAGAACACAATATGGACACTAAGGTGACGGATCAAAGTAAAAGCAAATTAGCTTCTAATAACTCCAAAACTCCAAAAATAGATAATGGATTATCTGCACAAAAGCCGCAGAGAACTAAGCGCTTTTCGAAACGTAGAAGAAAAATATCTGCTAAAAATAGTGGAGTCCAGACTGATTTAGttattgataaaattaaaagtcATGAACTTTTCTATTATTCAATCGAACTAACAGGCAATTTGAACTTACTACGaacaaatgatatttttttcatgttgaatattcaaaattcattGCCAACAAAAGATTGGATTTTCATAAAACGAAaagaaataatcaaaggaaaaagTGAGATTTCATTTGTCTTCGATCGAGCTACCTTAACATCTCTAGAAAAAATGCAGTTTAAAGCTTCAGTGCTCAGATCAACAGTTACTTTCGTAGAATATGTATTTAAGAAAGCTTTTTTACCCAACTTGTATCAACCATTCGATTGGTTAGGCGAATGGAGCGATTTCAAGACAGTACTGAATAAAAACGAAG ACATAGATTATTAA
- the LOC126755441 gene encoding uncharacterized protein LOC126755441 isoform X1, which translates to MEEEINDERGTSDADLPIAIQRNVTNRQLNRKAFLIYPTLPKGKNIDREIKYIQKKFSAIRIDLKCHKMGLSKSKKRRLRRKRQERARLNKGTPDMNKVAANPVLVGSTESKNNGIKNELDVKINILAHREVNKNVSILYPNNSKQGSDTVSKSPNKLASEIIAETHKSNENKSIFSPNESEHEKDSRLSSRKRKKNEHPSKCANLFPTPSFKTAKENEMSAQSTTEAVCSSKINESFAHRNLNNELSTLKLAESKLFTKNANIFASSSSKSTNHNESIEKLKKTKDLEASKSKSETSSKKYKLVKLATKADIDPKYLFQPIKVAKLSAEHSMDTKIASQSKSKLASNNSKTTIENESIEKRKKTKHASKIKSKTSPKRYKPAKVAPIDVTEPKNLFQPIKVAKLSAEHNMDTKVTDQSKSKLASNNSKTPKIDNGLSAQKPQRTKRFSKRRRKISAKNSGVQTDLVIDKIKSHELFYYSIELTGNLNLLRTNDIFFMLNIQNSLPTKDWIFIKRKEIIKGKSEISFVFDRATLTSLEKMQFKASVLRSTVTFVEYVFKKAFLPNLYQPFDWLGEWSDFKTVLNKNEGKQDIDY; encoded by the exons atggaGGAAGAAATAAACGACGAGAGAGGCACAAGCGACGCGGATCTCCCCATTGCCATCCAGAGAAATGTTACGAATCGACAACTGAATAGAAAAGCTTTCCTCATCTATCCAACTCTGCCAAAGGGGAAAAATATTGACCGTGAAATTAAATACATTCAAAAGAAGTTCTCTGCTATAAGAATTGATTTGAAATGCCATAAAATGGGCCTTTCCAAATCTAAAAAGAGGCGTCTACGCAGAAAACGTCAAGAACGGGCCAGACTTAATAAGGGTACACCCGATATGAATAAAGTTGCAGCGAACCCTGTCTTAGTAGGAAGTacagaaagcaaaaataatggCATTAAGAATGAGCTtgatgtaaaaattaatattttagctCACAgggaagtaaataaaaatgtaagcaTTTTATATCCTAATAATTCAAAGCAGGGTTCAGACACAGTTTCAAAAAGTCCTAATAAGTTAGCTAGTGAAATCATTGCAGAAACCCATAAatcgaatgaaaataaaagtattttttctccTAATGAATCGGAGCATGAAAAAGATAGTCGATTATCTTCACGAAAGCGAAAGAAAAATGAGCACCCATCGAAATGTGCAAACCTATTTCCTACTCCTAGTTTTAAAACcgcaaaagaaaatgaaatgtcTGCACAAAGTACAACAGAAGCTGTGTGTTCGTCCAAAATTAATGAATCATTTGCACATAGAAACTTGAATAATGAATTATCAACACTAAAGTTAGCTGAAAGCaaactttttacgaaaaatgCTAACATATTTGCTTCTAGTAGCTCTAAATCTACAAATCATAATGAATCTATAGAAAAGCTTAAGAAAACTAAAGACCTCGAAGCCTCGAAAAGTAAAAGTGAAACAtcttccaaaaaatataaacttgttAAGTTAGCCACAAAAGCCGATATAGACCCCAAGTATTTGTTCCAACCTATCAAGGTTGCTAAATTATCTGCAGAACACAGTATGGACACTAAGATTGCGTCTCAAAGTAAAAGCAAATTAGCTTCTAATAACTCTAAAACTACAATAGAGAATGAATCTATAGAAAAGCGAAAGAAAACTAAACACGcctcaaaaattaaaagtaaaacatCCCCTAAAAGATATAAACCAGCTAAGGTAGCCCCAATAGACGTTACAGAGCCCAAAAATTTGTTCCAACCTATCAAAGTTGCTAAATTATCTGCAGAACACAATATGGACACTAAGGTGACGGATCAAAGTAAAAGCAAATTAGCTTCTAATAACTCCAAAACTCCAAAAATAGATAATGGATTATCTGCACAAAAGCCGCAGAGAACTAAGCGCTTTTCGAAACGTAGAAGAAAAATATCTGCTAAAAATAGTGGAGTCCAGACTGATTTAGttattgataaaattaaaagtcATGAACTTTTCTATTATTCAATCGAACTAACAGGCAATTTGAACTTACTACGaacaaatgatatttttttcatgttgaatattcaaaattcattGCCAACAAAAGATTGGATTTTCATAAAACGAAaagaaataatcaaaggaaaaagTGAGATTTCATTTGTCTTCGATCGAGCTACCTTAACATCTCTAGAAAAAATGCAGTTTAAAGCTTCAGTGCTCAGATCAACAGTTACTTTCGTAGAATATGTATTTAAGAAAGCTTTTTTACCCAACTTGTATCAACCATTCGATTGGTTAGGCGAATGGAGCGATTTCAAGACAGTACTGAATAAAAACGAAGGTAAACAAG ACATAGATTATTAA
- the LOC126754780 gene encoding uncharacterized protein LOC126754780, which yields MGRRCCVTGCNSTSRLPEHHGVTYHSFPLDANIRAIWLRNTRLSSERQITKSVLVCSRHFRRIDFQPQRSGKYLLKQRVFPTVFPWGKVDPTQVESDLEDLKNNSMNTSSLTSQSTEDATKATVEAKVAQIMAETAERSAAKANANAVKDDVESASPVTTPVAVSPAAIKFEPVTSFNPGARLEAQDFDGVWHAARVVEVDNDDREVLIKFERSGKVKSAVVGTEEWIPMNSTRLRQKVSTKPVPVFELEEKCMARWSGPRKFPGTIKKILGNDMYEVLFDDGYVKNVRAVHINKILPLDPELQAPISSSPTIPSTPQTPSTNLSDTSALKTPNTESPLPVTSSSTSGKKRASSGSRKDWPLLDLAKLDLSTLNLPDIPKDGEWTCHWVNDQPIGKEGYLIVGEHRKPTVIVEDWRLPPGWVKHMYQRSNVLGKWDVILVTPGGKRFRSKADLKIFLEEQGQVYNPDIYDFSIHRRRAKDINAYVYTPDYTPQPPPKPKALETTIAAMDAASVKAATTALAVSTSQYIETPVASAEPPAELMTPTLARDSPLKDVTMDITDNADTVSGRSVDANLPAEDGYAYIGGLKVQIINNLFRCPQEGCLKNFRKEDHLQIHVKHYHPDLNKLLGSCPKMLDLAEKRTHTKPDQHEPAPRNQIPNQQFFAKLHQQDLLQTRAHRRSAGAHATTTGGIPQSTVTTTDLKCEVENKMETDADAETSQISVGLNDTLLNSSAQDSHNSTAVEAAVGTSIAMDDSLSDIPGIPTKRARMSPNKRTLGSRKSNRQRTTKRYLTAAQTTAGTSLLPVVTGDNSFGVSDFEETRHSFNATPDAKVVEVGKKRKSSGAPVTSMSSLDSPVTADSGSSSFPPLLAASNEIDGIAGATSANNPQYIKENGEIIKIVSMRQEEIINCLCSYGEEDGLMIQCELCLCWQHGICNGIDKEVDVPEKYVCYICRNPQRGRESMRFKHDQDWLYDGKLPVANYHIANPNLSKRFEFLKKSHVLTGNLVELNRFMHSLRVKMNIVNNRCHPKLYLWAKKWEEDIAQQSIKSDIKSDQDIKIEDAEIGSKVLGAKVSPIKKIKSEPTTPTPAHPIPNIPQPEAPIDPVECQHRLMEHIKIQQNLVLKRLDDIENEIDELESQDDLIDLKDADYKSTKDVLATFIKELDVMKQLAKLNALENTKQTMKNAVTAK from the exons ATGGGGCGTCGCTGTTGTGTAACTGGCTGCAACTCTACCTCTCGTTTACCGGAACATCATGGTGTCACTTACCACTCGTTTCCCTTGGATGCAAACATACGTGCTATTTGGCTGCGTAATACCCGGCTTAGCTCAGAACGACAAATAACCAAAAGCGTGCTTGTGTGCTCGAGACACTTTCGTCGTATCGATTTCCAACCACAACGTAGTGGAAAGTATCTACTTAAACAACGCGTATTTCCCACAGTATTTCCGTGGGGAAAAGTCGATCCAACACAAGTTGAATCTGATTTAGAAGACCTAAAAAATAATAGCATGAATACATCAAGTCTTACAAGTCAATCAACGGAGGATGCTACGAAAGCAACAGTAGAAGCCAAGGttgcacaaataatggctgAAACTGCCGAACGTAGTGCAGCAAAAGCTAATGCCAATGCCGTAAAGGATGATGTTGAAAGTGCATCGCCAGTAACTACGCCAGTTGCTGTATCGCCGGCTGCTATTAAATTTGAGCCTGTCACGTCATTCAATCCCGGTGCACGATTAGAAGCACAAGATTTTGATGGTGTATGGCATGCAGCACGTGTGGTTGAAGTTGACAATGATGACAGAGAAGTGCTAATAAAATTCGAACGTTCTGGTAAAGTAAAATCGGCAGTTGTCGGTACAGAAGAGTGGATTCCCATGAATTCAACGCGTTTGCGACAAAAAGTTTCAACAAAACCAGTACCAGTTTTTGAATTGGAAGAAAAGTGTATGGCACGTTGGTCGGGGCCAAGAAAATTCCCTGGCACAATTAAGAAAATACTCGGAAATGATATGTATGAAGTACTCTTTGATGATGGATATGTAAAAAATGTACGTGCAgtacatattaataaaatattaccaTTGGATCCAGAGTTACAAGCACCAATATCATCATCTCCGACTATACCAAGCACTCCACAGACACCTTCAACCAATTTGTCAGACACATCAGCACTAAAAACTCCAAATACCGAATCGCCATTACCAGTGACGTCAAGTTCAACTAGTGGAAAGAAACGAGCTTCATCTGGTTCTCGAAAAGATTGGCCTTTACTTGATCTGGCAAAATTGGATTTAT CTACATTAAATTTACCGGACATTCCAAAGGATGGAGAATGGACATGCCATTGGGTAAACGATCAACCAATTGGGAAAGAAGGTTATCTTATTGTCGGTGAGCACCGAAAGCCAACAGTAATCGTTGAAGATTGGCGTCTGCCACCAGGTTGGGTGAAACATATGTATCAGCGTTCAAATGTCTTAGGCAAATGGGATGTCATATTAGTTACGCCAGGTGGAAAACGTTTCCGCTCAAAAgctgatttgaaaattttccttgaGGAGCAAGGTCAGGTGTACAACCCCGATATATATGATTTTAGCATTCATCGACGCCGTGCAAAGGATATAAACGCCTATGTGTATACGCCTGACTATACGCCACAGCCACCGCCAAAACCAAAAGCGCTAGAAACGACAATTGCCGCCATGGATGCAGCAAGTGTGAAAGCAGCTACAACAGCACTTGCTGTCAGTACTTCACAATATATTGAAACACCCGTGGCCTCAGCCGAACCGCCTGCAGAATTGATGACACCAACTTTGGCAAGAGACTCTCCTTTGAAAGACGTCACAATGGATATAACAGATAATGCTGACACCGTTTCGGGACGCTCAGTGGATGCTAATTTGCCAGCAGAAGATGGTTATG cTTACATAGGGGGACTAAAGGTGCAAATAATCAATAACCTTTTCCGTTGTCCACAAGAGGGGTGTTTAAAGAACTTCCGCAAGGAGGATCACTTGCAAATCCATGTTAAGCACTATCATCCGGATTTGAATAAGCTTCTCGGTTCGTGTCCAAAGATGCTTGATCTGGCCGAAAAACGTACACATACCAAACCAGACCAACATGAACCTGCTCCGCGCAATCAAATTCCAAATCAGCAATTCTTTGCTAAGCTACATCAACAAGATTTACTACAAACGCGCGCACATAGACGTAGTGCTGGTGCACATGCCACAACCACTGGCGGTATTCCTCAGTCTACGGTGACTACGACAGATTTAAAATGTGAAGTCGAGAACAAGATGGAAACAGACGCTGATGCAGAGACTTCACAAATATCTGTCGGTCTCAATGACACCTTGCTTAATAGCTCGGCACAAGATAGTCATAATAGTACAGCGGTAGAGGCTGCTGTGGGCACTTCCATTGCAATGGATGATAGTTTGTCCGACATTCCAGGCATACCAACTAAACGTGCGCGCATGTCACCGAACAAGCGTACCCTGGGATCACGCAAAAGTAACCGTCAGCGCACCACTAAGCGATACTTGACAGCGGCACAAACCACAGCAGGTACATCGCTGCTACCGGTTGTCACCGGTGATAATAGTTTCGGTGTGTCCGATTTCGAGGAGACTCGCCACTCATTCAACGCCACTCCGGACGCCAAAGTTGTAGAGGTTGGCAAGAAACGCAAATCCTCTGGCGCGCCAGTCACATCAATGAGCAGCCTCGATTCACCGGTAACCGCTGACTCGGGATCGTCATCGTTTCCACCGCTATTGGCGGCTTCTAATGAAATTGATGGCATAGCTGGTGCAACCAGTGCAAATAATCCGCAGTACATAAAGGAAAACGGCGAAATAATAAAGATTGTTAGCATGCGTCAAGaggaaataataaattgtttatgCTCATATGGCGAGGAAGACGGTTTGATGATACAGTGCGAACTGTGCTTATGCTGGCAGCATGGCATATGCAATGGCATTGATAAAGAGGTGGATGTGCCTGAGAAATATGTATGCTATATTTGTCGAAATCCACAACGTGGTCGCGAATCAATGCGTTTCAAGCACGATCAGGATTGGTTATATGATGGAAAATTACCAGTGGCCAATTACCACATTGCCAATCCAAATCTGTCAAAACGTTTCGAATTCTTGAAGAAATCACATGTTCTCACTGGAAATCTGGTAGAGTTAAATCGCTTTATGCATTCGTTGCGCGTAAAAATGAACATTGTCAATAATCGTTGTCATCCGAAATTGTATTTGTGGGCTAAAAAGTGGGAGGAAGACATAGCGCAGCAAAGTATCAAATCCGATATAAAATCTGATCAAGATATTAAAATCGAGGATGCCGAAATTGGCAGTAAAGTGTTGGGTGCAAAAGTGTCGCccattaagaaaattaaatcgGAGCCCACTACACCCACACCAGCACATCCCATTCCCAATATACCACAACCGGAAGCACCTATCGATCCAGTAGAGTGTCAGCACCGATTAATGGAGCATATTAAAATACAACAGAATTTGGTATTGAAACGTTTGGACGATATTGAAAACGAAATAGATG AACTGGAAAGTCAGGatgatttaatcgatttaaaaGACGCCGACTATAAGAGTACGAAGGATGTTTTGGCCACTTTCATCAAGGAGTTGGATGTCATGAAGCAACTAGCAAAACTAAATGCTTTGGAgaatacaaaacaaacaatgAAAAATGCCGTAACTGCGAAGTAA